The following are encoded together in the Heterodontus francisci isolate sHetFra1 unplaced genomic scaffold, sHetFra1.hap1 HAP1_SCAFFOLD_43, whole genome shotgun sequence genome:
- the LOC137365021 gene encoding histone H2B-like yields GKRRRKSRKESYSIYIYKVMKQVHPDTGISSKAMSIMNSFVNDIFGRIAGEASRLGHYNKCRTISSQEIQTAVRLLLPGELAKDAVSEGTKAVTKYISSK; encoded by the coding sequence ggtaagaggcggagaaagtcgaggaaggagagttactccatctacatctacaaagtgatgaagcaggttcaccccgacaccggcatctcctccaaggccatgagcatcatgaactcgtttgtgaacgatattttcgggcgcatcgcgggtgaggcttcccgcctgggccATTACAACAAGTGCAGAACCATCAGCTCccaggagatccagaccgccgtgcgcctgctgctgcccggggagctggccaaagacgccgtgtcggaagggacaaaggcggtgaccaagtacatcagctccaagtaa